A single window of Planctomycetia bacterium DNA harbors:
- a CDS encoding fibronectin type III domain-containing protein → MRRRGSHKSARKVYAHRQATLAASVIEMLEQRQLLTGEPAVVANSFHFETAPHKISVQFDQDVSSSLGVGDLWVERLGSDTRVGTSNFSLGWNSSNFTATMTYTTPAGSQRLPSGRYRVTLHSSDLQNAEAQNLNQDTSFEFFYLNGDGNRDGVEDNADADIVSANLGLAGNFLQGDYDYSGVVDEDDLEFVNSDTLPSANSIPDGVAIRRVSDTTNEVGWIDRSENETGYRIQRSTNGVSWTTITTAGADTGHFVDTTVQAGVDYYYRIRTVRAGNDSFYSLRELNSVTAARATPGTGLGFQSGQVGSDYVNLTWVDTTSDEEGYEIYRSKDGGPWVRIARPSANSTSHHASSLFASTNYAFRIRSYNPAAVSPFYETQGMTLAGAPTALNGNLDVNVLPHRYKIDFNQPMNSASFDTSDLEILHLMNGYALVPGDDIASASYQGTDFSTTWVFRDASATPNDPNNLLLGGKLHEGNIEVLLGAGKVANVSNQSSSGDFFTTDFFWLGDSTRDRTVDLDDFTTLAANFGQSGRNFTQADFDYDGSVNLNDFTIVAAKFGSKLFAPPSGPNVLQATGYSKSSTRLEWSRPATESGQPLDGYRVWRSSDGVTWDEPVAEYRPSAGNPDFQSAAQNLVAWYDGTGPTGSSTAPLAEGTRYYYRVRAFSDSQGNGLATNKFPAVTTLSAPENLTATDVSATTVRLRWNDRAATELSYTVTAISAQGVVVRTIAGPHQGDVMFYEFDGLTPGVDYSFRVQAHNSVQMSAPSLPVDVQTPTGGEPLRIEGPNSASEGDIVTFDAVGGNNPGNSSVIRYVWSVSRVAANSFLQVASGSVQTPFLSQSASIVSRPKITRSEPGTSRLPVL, encoded by the coding sequence CAAACAGTTTTCACTTCGAGACGGCTCCACACAAAATCAGCGTACAGTTCGATCAAGATGTTTCCTCCAGCCTGGGGGTCGGCGATCTTTGGGTGGAGCGGCTTGGCTCCGACACTCGGGTCGGCACGAGTAATTTCAGTCTCGGCTGGAACAGTTCCAATTTCACGGCCACGATGACCTACACCACGCCGGCAGGCTCGCAGAGGTTGCCATCCGGGCGGTATCGCGTCACGCTCCACTCCTCCGACCTCCAAAACGCGGAGGCGCAGAACCTGAATCAGGATACGTCTTTCGAATTCTTCTATCTCAACGGCGACGGAAACCGCGACGGTGTCGAAGACAACGCCGATGCCGATATTGTTAGCGCGAATCTCGGCCTGGCGGGTAACTTCCTTCAGGGAGATTACGACTACAGCGGCGTGGTGGATGAGGACGATCTTGAGTTCGTCAATTCCGACACCCTGCCCAGCGCAAACTCGATCCCCGACGGCGTTGCAATTCGCCGGGTCAGCGATACCACAAATGAGGTCGGGTGGATTGATCGTAGCGAAAATGAGACGGGTTACCGCATTCAGCGGTCGACGAATGGCGTGTCATGGACGACGATCACAACGGCCGGAGCGGATACGGGGCACTTCGTTGACACAACCGTACAGGCTGGCGTGGATTACTATTATCGAATCAGAACCGTGCGCGCAGGTAATGACAGCTTTTACTCGCTACGCGAGCTCAATTCCGTCACAGCCGCCAGGGCCACTCCGGGCACCGGGCTGGGATTCCAGAGCGGACAGGTCGGCAGCGACTACGTCAACCTGACTTGGGTCGACACCACAAGTGACGAGGAAGGGTACGAAATTTATCGCTCGAAGGATGGCGGCCCGTGGGTTCGCATCGCCAGGCCATCCGCGAATTCCACGAGCCACCATGCTTCATCCTTGTTCGCTTCGACAAACTACGCCTTCCGCATTCGTTCGTACAACCCGGCGGCTGTATCGCCATTCTATGAAACGCAAGGCATGACTTTAGCCGGCGCGCCAACAGCGCTGAACGGCAATCTCGATGTCAACGTGCTCCCGCACCGTTACAAGATCGATTTCAATCAGCCGATGAACAGCGCCTCGTTCGACACCAGTGATCTTGAGATTCTCCACCTGATGAATGGCTATGCTCTTGTCCCCGGAGACGACATCGCCTCCGCCAGTTATCAAGGAACTGACTTTAGCACGACTTGGGTGTTCCGGGACGCTTCCGCGACGCCGAACGACCCGAACAATCTGCTCCTTGGCGGGAAGCTTCATGAAGGCAACATTGAAGTGCTGCTGGGGGCCGGCAAGGTTGCAAACGTCTCAAACCAGAGTTCTTCCGGCGACTTTTTCACAACAGACTTTTTCTGGCTCGGCGACTCAACCCGTGACCGGACCGTCGATCTCGATGACTTCACAACGCTCGCAGCCAACTTTGGCCAAAGCGGGCGCAACTTCACCCAAGCCGACTTCGACTACGACGGATCAGTCAATCTTAACGACTTCACGATCGTCGCCGCAAAGTTTGGGTCGAAACTCTTTGCTCCGCCGTCTGGCCCGAACGTTCTCCAGGCGACTGGTTACAGCAAAAGTTCGACGCGGCTGGAATGGAGCCGGCCGGCGACCGAAAGCGGGCAACCGTTGGATGGATACCGTGTTTGGCGCAGTTCCGACGGCGTCACATGGGATGAACCGGTCGCCGAGTACCGTCCATCGGCCGGAAACCCGGACTTTCAGTCTGCGGCCCAGAACTTGGTGGCTTGGTATGACGGCACGGGACCGACAGGATCTTCGACTGCCCCGCTGGCCGAAGGGACAAGATACTACTATCGCGTGCGTGCGTTCAGCGACTCGCAGGGTAACGGACTGGCAACAAACAAGTTTCCAGCGGTCACCACACTGTCGGCCCCGGAGAATCTGACCGCAACCGACGTTTCGGCGACCACCGTACGACTTCGGTGGAATGACCGCGCAGCCACAGAATTGAGCTACACCGTAACCGCCATCTCGGCCCAAGGGGTCGTTGTCCGCACCATCGCCGGACCGCACCAAGGCGATGTGATGTTCTACGAGTTCGACGGACTCACACCCGGCGTTGATTATTCCTTCCGCGTGCAGGCGCACAATTCTGTTCAGATGTCGGCACCGTCGCTACCGGTTGATGTTCAAACCCCGACTGGTGGTGAGCCGCTGCGAATTGAGGGGCCCAACTCGGCATCTGAAGGCGACATAGTCACATTCGACGCGGTCGGCGGTAATAATCCCGGCAATTCTTCGGTGATTCGATATGTGTGGAGCGTATCGCGAGTGGCGGCCAATTCTTTCCTGCAAGTGGCTTCTGGCAGTGTCCAGACCCCATTCTTGTCCCAATCCGCAAGTATAGTTTCGCGGCCTAAAATCACTCGATCTGAGCCGGGAACTTCCCGGCTTCCTGTGTTGTG